One genomic segment of Nonomuraea coxensis DSM 45129 includes these proteins:
- a CDS encoding DUF1918 domain-containing protein encodes MQANVGDILLVHGNVVGQADRKAVIVEVRGADGAPPYVVRFGDGHTQFVYPGPDAVVLPGEPSG; translated from the coding sequence ATGCAGGCGAACGTCGGTGACATCTTGCTCGTCCACGGCAACGTCGTCGGCCAGGCCGACCGCAAGGCCGTGATCGTGGAGGTACGCGGCGCCGACGGAGCGCCGCCCTACGTGGTCCGCTTCGGCGACGGCCACACGCAGTTCGTCTACCCGGGCCCCGACGCGGTGGTCCTGCCGGGGGAGCCGTCCGGCTGA
- a CDS encoding type II toxin-antitoxin system prevent-host-death family antitoxin, producing MERPSYEELVARLGTPVAVEDARARWGALVDAARNGRVSLITRERWEWAALVPLSRVAGVLTGLPVVSLSTARSKLGDLVRQVAGPYDDEPVLLTRHRTPVAALIAARLLLEPPAVPRRPDADALLADGHTVTLGRDPVGGLIVAIARDPGGTQVAAGSGRDAAQALRSLAEPPPGQPDGSPGRTTASGPG from the coding sequence ATGGAGCGGCCCTCCTACGAGGAGCTCGTGGCCCGGCTCGGCACACCCGTCGCCGTCGAGGACGCGCGCGCCCGCTGGGGCGCGCTCGTCGACGCCGCCAGGAACGGCCGGGTCAGCCTGATCACCCGCGAACGCTGGGAGTGGGCGGCGCTGGTGCCGCTGTCGCGGGTGGCCGGAGTGCTGACCGGGCTGCCGGTCGTGTCGCTGTCCACGGCCCGCTCGAAGCTCGGCGACCTCGTCCGCCAGGTCGCCGGACCGTACGACGACGAGCCCGTGCTCCTCACCCGCCACCGCACCCCCGTCGCGGCGCTGATCGCGGCCCGCCTGCTGCTGGAGCCGCCCGCCGTGCCGCGCCGCCCGGACGCCGACGCGCTGCTCGCCGACGGCCACACGGTCACGCTGGGCCGCGACCCGGTGGGCGGGCTGATCGTCGCCATCGCCCGCGACCCCGGCGGCACCCAGGTCGCGGCCGGGTCGGGGCGCGACGCCGCGCAGGCGCTGCGTTCCCTCGCCGAGCCGCCGCCGGGTCAGCCGGACGGCTCCCCCGGCAGGACCACCGCGTCGGGGCCCGGGTAG
- a CDS encoding acetylxylan esterase → MPLFDLPLDELRAYRPDRDEPADFDDFWARTLAEAREHDLAAAYTPYDLPLAAVEVYEASFAGWGGHRINGWFLLPRGADGPVPCVMHYIGYSGGRGFPKDHLLWPSAGYAVFVMETRGHGGANVGSPGTTPDPHGGANPQAPGMMTRGILDPEDYYYRRVFTDAVRAVDAVLEHPAVDGSRIVVSGGSQGGGIAQATAALHPAVKAALVDVPFLTHFRRAVEITGRDPYQELVRFMATRRDSAEQVFRTLAYFDGMNFAARGRVPALYSVALMDDVCPPSTVFAAYNHWQGPKEIVVWPWNNHEGGGGYQSEEQVRYLHKLLTTG, encoded by the coding sequence GTGCCACTGTTCGACCTGCCGCTCGACGAGCTTCGCGCCTACCGCCCCGACCGCGACGAGCCCGCCGACTTCGACGACTTCTGGGCCCGCACGCTGGCCGAGGCCAGGGAGCACGACCTGGCGGCCGCCTACACGCCCTACGACCTGCCCCTCGCCGCCGTCGAGGTGTACGAGGCGTCGTTCGCGGGCTGGGGCGGCCACCGCATCAACGGCTGGTTCCTGCTGCCGCGCGGCGCCGACGGCCCGGTGCCGTGCGTCATGCACTACATCGGCTACAGCGGCGGTCGCGGCTTCCCCAAGGACCACCTGCTGTGGCCCTCGGCCGGGTACGCGGTGTTCGTCATGGAGACCCGCGGCCACGGCGGTGCGAACGTCGGCAGCCCCGGCACCACGCCCGACCCCCACGGCGGCGCGAACCCACAGGCTCCCGGCATGATGACCCGGGGCATCCTCGACCCCGAGGACTACTACTACCGCCGCGTGTTCACCGACGCCGTCCGGGCCGTGGACGCGGTGCTGGAGCACCCGGCGGTGGACGGGAGCAGGATCGTCGTCTCCGGCGGCAGCCAGGGCGGCGGCATCGCGCAGGCGACGGCCGCGCTGCATCCGGCGGTCAAGGCGGCGCTGGTCGACGTGCCGTTCCTGACACACTTCCGGCGGGCGGTCGAGATCACCGGGCGGGATCCGTACCAGGAGCTGGTCCGCTTCATGGCGACCCGCAGGGACAGCGCCGAGCAGGTCTTCCGGACGCTGGCGTACTTCGACGGGATGAACTTCGCCGCGCGGGGCCGGGTGCCCGCGCTCTACTCGGTGGCGCTGATGGACGACGTGTGCCCGCCGTCCACGGTGTTCGCCGCCTACAACCACTGGCAGGGGCCGAAGGAGATCGTCGTGTGGCCCTGGAACAACCACGAGGGCGGCGGCGGGTACCAGAGCGAGGAGCAGGTGCGCTACCTCCACAAGCTGCTCACCACCGGCTGA
- a CDS encoding HesB/IscA family protein encodes MLTLTANAAQAIRDLTATAPEPAQSGIRISSEGEGASALTLSLATAPEPADAVVESDGARVYLDPVAATVLDDKSLDAGADDQGSVSFLVTEQGM; translated from the coding sequence GTGCTCACCCTGACAGCCAACGCAGCCCAGGCGATCCGCGATCTCACCGCGACCGCGCCGGAGCCCGCACAGAGCGGGATCCGCATCTCGTCGGAGGGTGAGGGCGCCAGCGCGCTCACCCTGTCCCTGGCCACCGCGCCGGAACCGGCGGACGCGGTCGTCGAGTCCGACGGCGCCCGCGTCTACCTCGATCCGGTGGCCGCGACCGTGCTGGACGACAAATCTCTCGACGCCGGAGCGGACGACCAGGGGAGCGTGTCCTTCCTGGTCACCGAACAGGGCATGTGA
- a CDS encoding erythromycin esterase family protein, which yields MTTGIKDVTRPLDAASVMALLGRRPRVLAVGEPTHLEDTLLDVRNELFRQLVEQEGYRAIALESDCLMGLVVDDYVTSGVGTLDEVMERGFSHEWGALEGNRALVRWMREHNAGRPAAEQVRFTAFDSPTEITHAASPRQALMGLHGYLASHVEAALLPCAADALDRLIGADERWTEQAAMRDPSRSVGHSAEAAELRLLADDLVALLDAQTPHLLAATTPDDWDRARLYGRAAVGLLRYHARMAGTGPARMTGLVAQRDAMMAANLLAFAERRPTFVYSHNLHLTRAPGTMRMDTGPVRWWSAGGLVEARLGADYAFLATAVGTIRHRGVDTPPAVTVEGLLHALPEDHFLVDARGLAAVLGGAPPAVRESPYFGYFPLDPAHLDLIDGLVYVRDLPRA from the coding sequence ATGACAACTGGCATCAAGGACGTCACCCGTCCGCTCGACGCGGCCTCCGTCATGGCCCTGCTGGGACGCCGCCCCCGCGTGCTCGCCGTCGGAGAGCCCACCCACCTGGAGGACACCCTCCTCGACGTGCGCAACGAGCTGTTCAGGCAGCTCGTCGAGCAGGAGGGCTACCGCGCGATCGCGCTGGAGAGCGACTGCCTGATGGGCCTGGTCGTGGACGACTACGTCACCTCGGGCGTGGGCACCCTCGACGAGGTCATGGAGCGCGGCTTCAGCCACGAGTGGGGCGCCCTGGAGGGCAACCGCGCGCTCGTCCGCTGGATGCGCGAGCACAACGCCGGCCGGCCGGCGGCCGAGCAGGTGCGCTTCACCGCCTTCGACAGCCCGACGGAGATCACCCACGCGGCGAGCCCCCGGCAGGCGCTCATGGGGCTGCACGGCTACCTCGCGTCCCACGTGGAGGCCGCCCTGCTCCCGTGCGCCGCCGATGCCCTCGACCGGCTGATCGGCGCCGACGAGCGCTGGACCGAGCAGGCCGCGATGCGGGACCCGTCGCGGTCCGTGGGCCACTCGGCCGAGGCCGCGGAGCTGCGGCTGCTCGCCGACGACCTGGTGGCGCTGCTCGACGCGCAGACGCCGCACCTGCTCGCCGCGACCACGCCGGACGACTGGGACCGGGCCCGCCTGTACGGCCGGGCCGCCGTCGGCCTGCTGCGCTACCACGCCCGCATGGCCGGCACCGGCCCGGCCAGGATGACGGGGCTGGTGGCCCAGCGGGACGCCATGATGGCCGCCAACCTCCTCGCCTTCGCCGAGCGCCGCCCCACCTTCGTCTACTCCCACAACCTGCACCTCACGCGGGCGCCGGGCACGATGCGGATGGACACGGGCCCGGTGCGGTGGTGGAGCGCCGGCGGGCTCGTCGAGGCCCGCCTCGGCGCCGACTACGCCTTCCTCGCCACCGCCGTCGGCACGATCCGCCACCGCGGCGTGGACACCCCGCCGGCGGTCACGGTCGAGGGGCTGCTGCACGCCCTGCCGGAGGACCACTTCCTGGTGGACGCGCGCGGCCTGGCCGCCGTCCTCGGCGGCGCGCCGCCCGCGGTCCGGGAGTCGCCGTACTTCGGCTACTTCCCGCTGGACCCGGCCCATCTGGACCTGATCGACGGGCTCGTGTACGTCAGGGACCTGCCGAGGGCCTGA
- a CDS encoding DUF4142 domain-containing protein: MRTRRLTLLLAAAALVGCGTVPTNTAGVAPQTTAPPSDLDKTWLRTIHQGNMAEVQAGRLAEAKGTTKQVKSIGKMLVDDHTALDVKVTQLAGRLGVDLPTSPTADQKELSTKLREDTGADFDQDFVAGMTKAHTAAIRATKQQIDKGTSQEVVALAKEAEPQLKEHLAALRKAHGG; encoded by the coding sequence ATGCGTACTCGCCGCCTGACCCTTTTGCTGGCCGCCGCCGCCCTCGTGGGGTGCGGGACCGTACCGACGAACACCGCGGGGGTGGCTCCGCAGACCACCGCGCCGCCGTCCGACCTGGACAAGACCTGGCTGCGTACCATCCACCAGGGCAACATGGCCGAGGTCCAGGCCGGCCGCCTGGCGGAGGCCAAGGGCACCACCAAGCAGGTGAAGTCGATCGGCAAGATGCTGGTCGACGACCACACCGCGCTGGACGTGAAGGTCACCCAGCTCGCCGGCCGGCTCGGCGTGGACCTGCCGACCTCGCCCACCGCCGACCAGAAGGAGCTGTCGACCAAGCTGCGCGAGGACACGGGCGCCGACTTCGACCAGGACTTCGTGGCCGGGATGACGAAGGCTCACACCGCCGCGATCAGGGCCACCAAGCAGCAGATCGACAAGGGCACCTCGCAGGAGGTGGTGGCGCTGGCGAAGGAGGCCGAGCCGCAGCTCAAGGAGCACCTGGCGGCCCTGCGCAAGGCGCACGGCGGCTGA
- a CDS encoding PRC-barrel domain-containing protein produces MATQTEIRTLLECHVVGCDGEPLGRVGQVYLNDHTGRAEWVTVCGGFLGMRQTFVPLAGSHRTGEEITVAFDGEKVRDAPHVAVDGLLTVAEEIRLNRHYGIGSAVPAPRTGGHDRLDLDT; encoded by the coding sequence GTGGCCACGCAGACGGAGATCCGCACGCTGCTGGAATGCCACGTCGTCGGCTGCGACGGCGAGCCGCTCGGCAGGGTGGGACAGGTCTATCTCAACGACCACACCGGCCGCGCGGAATGGGTGACCGTGTGCGGCGGATTCCTCGGTATGCGGCAGACCTTCGTGCCGCTCGCCGGCAGCCACCGCACAGGCGAAGAAATCACCGTCGCCTTCGACGGGGAGAAAGTCAGGGACGCGCCGCACGTCGCCGTGGACGGCCTGCTGACCGTCGCGGAGGAAATTCGGCTCAATCGCCATTACGGAATCGGCTCGGCCGTCCCGGCGCCGCGAACGGGCGGCCACGACCGGCTCGACCTGGACACCTGA
- a CDS encoding exo-alpha-sialidase: MPVPRAVVAAVVAASALPAAAGSPQAGGGYCLLPDQSQLPVPNLIATASSLDWIHPHPPPAEREPADLERLDFAGFPNVSVLDVAGRDGRPEQKVITTFTTNVDKVVTLTSEAAVSTDGGVTFGPPAATPLRESPVELLDGRYFATEYYPERTGPHTASLGVLTSDVADDGEDWLRSVATLGTPDELLPGGAAHGTPVQLADGTILITVYARYLDTGAYQAEVYASSDGGRTFERRGVIARPEEAGYGYTEAALAQVMDGTLLAVIRRDGGGYATLSQARSADGGRTWTRPAGLRFAGMDCVVRGVAPRLLLMPDGMLVLSAGRPDNWLAVSRNGLGYEWGEPRVTYHNRDGVWDTHGSSGYTGVAAVGPHRLIQVVDNCKLAGVRPDHSLDETACPAHGRFEQGGRYAIKRRLYDLAPPAPGRLDLGAMLRRGDLTVSTTMRWTGRGRPRTRPAAALDGSTRYWSSAVAAGGPGSYVLHLDRRYRFTLAGLSLRPGHPAGARVYVSRDGRSWGEPVLTIAGRTDYALRYEPISADGRHVKIVVEPSGDCDEEIGASCAMLNEVELYASP; encoded by the coding sequence GTGCCGGTGCCCAGAGCCGTGGTCGCGGCCGTGGTCGCCGCCTCGGCGTTGCCCGCCGCGGCGGGCTCGCCGCAGGCGGGAGGCGGCTACTGCCTGCTGCCGGACCAGTCCCAGCTGCCCGTCCCTAACCTGATCGCCACTGCTTCCTCACTCGACTGGATTCATCCGCATCCGCCGCCCGCCGAGCGGGAGCCGGCCGACCTGGAGCGGCTGGACTTCGCGGGTTTCCCGAACGTGTCCGTCCTCGACGTCGCCGGGCGGGACGGCCGGCCCGAGCAGAAGGTGATCACCACGTTCACCACGAACGTCGACAAGGTCGTCACCCTCACCAGCGAGGCCGCCGTGTCCACCGACGGCGGCGTCACGTTCGGCCCGCCGGCGGCCACGCCGCTGCGCGAGTCGCCGGTCGAGCTGCTGGACGGGCGCTACTTCGCGACCGAGTACTACCCGGAGCGGACCGGGCCGCACACGGCGAGCCTGGGGGTGCTGACCTCGGACGTCGCCGACGACGGCGAGGACTGGCTGCGCTCGGTGGCGACCCTGGGCACGCCGGACGAGCTGCTGCCCGGCGGGGCCGCGCACGGCACGCCGGTGCAGCTCGCCGACGGGACGATCCTGATCACGGTCTACGCCCGCTACCTGGACACGGGGGCGTACCAGGCCGAGGTCTACGCCAGCTCCGACGGCGGCCGGACCTTCGAGCGGCGCGGCGTGATCGCCCGCCCGGAGGAGGCCGGGTACGGCTACACCGAGGCCGCGCTGGCGCAGGTCATGGACGGCACCCTGCTGGCGGTGATCCGCCGCGACGGCGGCGGGTACGCGACGCTGAGCCAGGCCCGCTCGGCCGACGGCGGCCGGACCTGGACGCGGCCGGCCGGGCTGCGCTTCGCCGGCATGGACTGCGTGGTGCGGGGCGTCGCGCCGCGCCTGCTGCTCATGCCGGACGGGATGCTCGTGCTGAGCGCGGGCCGCCCCGACAACTGGCTGGCCGTCTCCCGCAACGGCCTGGGCTACGAGTGGGGAGAGCCGCGCGTGACCTACCACAACCGGGACGGCGTGTGGGACACCCACGGCTCGTCCGGCTACACCGGCGTCGCGGCGGTCGGGCCGCACCGGCTGATCCAGGTGGTGGACAACTGCAAGCTGGCCGGGGTGCGGCCGGACCACTCGCTCGACGAGACGGCCTGCCCCGCGCACGGCCGTTTCGAGCAGGGCGGCCGGTACGCGATCAAGCGCCGCCTGTACGACCTCGCCCCGCCCGCGCCCGGCCGCCTGGACCTGGGCGCGATGCTCCGGCGCGGCGACCTGACGGTGTCCACGACCATGCGCTGGACCGGCCGCGGCCGGCCGCGCACCCGCCCGGCGGCCGCCCTGGACGGCAGCACCCGCTACTGGTCGAGCGCGGTCGCCGCGGGCGGTCCCGGCTCGTACGTGCTGCACCTGGACCGGCGGTACCGGTTCACCCTGGCCGGGCTGAGCCTGCGCCCGGGGCATCCGGCCGGGGCCCGCGTGTACGTCTCGCGTGACGGGCGCTCGTGGGGCGAGCCGGTGCTCACCATTGCCGGCCGCACGGATTACGCGCTGCGTTATGAGCCGATATCGGCGGACGGCCGGCACGTGAAAATCGTGGTCGAGCCTTCCGGCGATTGCGACGAGGAAATCGGCGCGTCGTGCGCGATGCTCAACGAGGTCGAGCTCTACGCCTCACCGTGA
- a CDS encoding FAD-binding oxidoreductase codes for MQELTRVELMPRDVGGHQPRSITGTESPRTLDQVRALVRAAGATRHRLYPISTGRNWGMGSAMPVTDDNVVVDLSGMNRIRGIDLETGFAVIEPGVTQRQLAEALRDTPWMLNVTNSCADTSVVGNALDRGDGTFRSRVHDVAGLEAVLADGSVVTTGGLDPAGRYHGRVAGPDLTAAFVQHNLGIVTAMAIALVPRPESIGMVYGRLPRHQAAVALEAVAGFVRRGNPADGMLRVRELALTPSHGDWTLPAGVDLDRFAVMGPLLGTAAAVELAEELLRKALAEVEGSEELLVVDPTEVKPDDPLYARALMSQGIPTCAGVRKALGVASCEQVDATGLGFLALMPLMPTDARRTAYIVDALQSAVDAHSTALMAEWNVVGRHMANGVIQIFFDRSRPDGAHRAHQLRNDGNCVLRGNGCAIYRSDIDHAAADVWSETSTASLGMLHRLKTALDPDGLLSPGRYGA; via the coding sequence ATGCAGGAGCTAACGCGAGTCGAGCTGATGCCGCGTGACGTCGGAGGTCACCAGCCACGCTCCATCACCGGCACCGAGTCCCCGCGCACCCTCGACCAGGTCCGCGCCCTCGTCCGCGCCGCCGGCGCCACCCGGCACCGCCTGTACCCGATCAGCACCGGCCGCAACTGGGGCATGGGCTCGGCCATGCCGGTCACCGACGACAACGTCGTCGTCGACCTCAGCGGCATGAACCGCATCCGCGGCATCGACCTCGAGACCGGCTTCGCGGTCATCGAGCCCGGCGTGACGCAGCGGCAGCTCGCCGAGGCGCTGCGCGACACCCCGTGGATGCTGAACGTCACCAACTCCTGTGCCGACACCTCCGTGGTGGGCAACGCACTCGACCGCGGCGACGGCACCTTCCGCTCCCGCGTCCACGACGTGGCCGGCCTCGAAGCCGTGCTCGCCGACGGCAGCGTCGTCACCACCGGCGGGCTCGACCCGGCCGGCCGCTACCACGGCAGGGTTGCCGGGCCCGACCTCACCGCCGCGTTCGTCCAGCACAACCTCGGCATCGTCACCGCCATGGCGATCGCCCTGGTGCCCCGCCCCGAGTCCATCGGCATGGTGTACGGCCGGCTGCCGCGCCACCAGGCCGCGGTCGCTCTGGAGGCGGTCGCCGGGTTCGTCCGCCGCGGCAACCCCGCCGACGGCATGCTCCGCGTGCGCGAGCTGGCGCTCACCCCGTCCCACGGCGACTGGACGCTGCCCGCGGGCGTCGACCTGGACCGCTTCGCCGTCATGGGGCCGCTGCTCGGCACCGCCGCCGCGGTCGAGCTGGCCGAGGAGCTGCTGCGCAAGGCGCTCGCCGAGGTCGAGGGCTCCGAGGAACTGCTCGTGGTGGACCCGACCGAGGTCAAGCCGGACGACCCGCTCTACGCCCGGGCCCTCATGTCGCAGGGCATCCCGACGTGCGCGGGCGTGCGCAAGGCGCTCGGCGTCGCCTCCTGCGAGCAGGTCGACGCCACCGGGCTCGGCTTCCTCGCCCTGATGCCGCTGATGCCCACCGACGCCCGCAGGACCGCGTACATCGTGGACGCCCTGCAGAGCGCCGTGGACGCCCACTCCACCGCCCTCATGGCCGAGTGGAACGTCGTCGGCCGGCACATGGCCAACGGCGTCATCCAGATCTTCTTCGACCGCTCCCGGCCGGACGGCGCCCACCGCGCCCACCAGCTCCGCAACGACGGCAACTGCGTCCTGCGCGGCAACGGCTGCGCCATCTACCGCTCCGACATCGACCACGCCGCGGCCGACGTCTGGTCCGAGACCAGCACCGCCAGCCTCGGCATGCTCCACCGGCTCAAGACGGCGCTCGACCCCGACGGCCTGCTCTCGCCCGGCCGCTACGGCGCCTGA
- a CDS encoding MFS transporter, translating to MRSSPARGTSTAVLSRRQGVMLRLVGAGVMLTVMADTTATTLAVGVLRYTPAGAGMPLGDLVWLTSAAFIPIAALLATAGRWADLFGRRRVLAVGLVVFVLGGVATVAADSWSYVLAARAVQGAGAAAMIPASLGLLLGELPESERRGAIALWSSASGLGCLLMQAGGGWLAAAVDWRMLFVPDVVIGVVLLVACLALPPGKRAGARGLPDVLGAWLLAAGIAVVVLAISKAMAWGTDVAWLGLAALLLIGGALAQARHHRLPAIDLALWRRPRFVWGWLATWGFGALSYGLLTVQPLYLLHLGYPMLEVAMWLTPTSVAVVVTSYLAGKLVKHIGPYGLIYAGSLLCGGACVLVLTQAGPTVWGLIASVIVGMGVGALAPGTSVATTLAARPHQYASAVGAATMARMVGGAVGVAVVSLVIDHPALIGGFGGLAGAIAMCVAISVLIGALALTKITRVRTDPGDVMVKVPRRMLLELRMTLATVAAEADALLPAETRALPMDQPVGTPVGSPATPPANPPVHAVPRPRAADSGPFASSRGNPN from the coding sequence GTGCGTTCGTCACCGGCACGGGGGACGAGCACGGCCGTCCTGAGCCGCCGCCAGGGCGTCATGCTGCGCCTGGTCGGCGCGGGCGTCATGCTGACCGTGATGGCCGACACCACGGCCACCACCCTGGCCGTCGGGGTGCTCCGCTACACGCCGGCCGGCGCCGGCATGCCCCTCGGCGACCTCGTCTGGCTGACCAGCGCGGCGTTCATCCCGATCGCGGCGCTGCTGGCCACGGCCGGCCGCTGGGCCGACCTGTTCGGCCGCCGCCGGGTGCTGGCCGTCGGTCTGGTGGTGTTCGTGCTGGGCGGCGTCGCCACGGTGGCCGCCGACTCCTGGTCGTACGTCCTCGCGGCGCGGGCCGTCCAAGGGGCGGGCGCCGCCGCGATGATCCCGGCCAGCCTCGGGCTGCTGCTCGGCGAACTGCCGGAGAGCGAGCGGCGCGGCGCGATCGCGCTGTGGAGCTCAGCCTCCGGGCTGGGCTGCCTGCTCATGCAGGCGGGCGGCGGCTGGCTGGCCGCCGCCGTGGACTGGCGGATGCTGTTCGTCCCCGACGTCGTCATCGGCGTCGTGCTCCTCGTCGCCTGCCTCGCGCTGCCCCCCGGCAAGCGGGCCGGCGCGCGCGGCCTGCCTGACGTGCTCGGCGCGTGGCTGCTCGCCGCCGGCATCGCGGTCGTCGTCCTCGCCATCTCCAAGGCCATGGCCTGGGGCACGGACGTGGCGTGGCTGGGGCTGGCCGCCCTCCTCCTGATCGGCGGGGCGCTCGCCCAGGCCCGCCACCACCGGCTGCCCGCCATCGACCTCGCGCTGTGGCGCCGGCCCAGGTTCGTCTGGGGCTGGCTGGCGACCTGGGGGTTCGGCGCGCTGTCGTACGGGCTGCTGACCGTGCAGCCGCTCTACCTGCTCCACCTCGGCTACCCCATGCTGGAGGTGGCCATGTGGCTGACGCCCACGTCCGTCGCCGTCGTCGTGACGAGCTACCTGGCCGGAAAGCTCGTCAAGCACATCGGCCCGTACGGGCTCATCTACGCCGGGTCGCTGCTGTGCGGCGGCGCGTGCGTACTCGTCCTGACCCAGGCAGGGCCGACCGTGTGGGGCCTGATCGCCAGCGTGATAGTGGGCATGGGCGTGGGCGCGCTCGCGCCCGGCACGTCGGTGGCCACCACCCTGGCCGCCCGCCCCCACCAGTACGCCTCCGCCGTCGGCGCGGCCACCATGGCCCGCATGGTCGGCGGGGCCGTCGGCGTCGCCGTCGTCTCGCTCGTCATCGACCACCCGGCGCTGATCGGCGGCTTCGGCGGCCTGGCCGGCGCGATCGCGATGTGCGTGGCCATCTCGGTGCTCATCGGCGCGCTCGCCCTCACCAAGATCACCCGGGTGCGGACCGACCCCGGCGACGTCATGGTGAAGGTGCCGCGCCGGATGCTGCTGGAGCTGCGCATGACCCTCGCCACCGTGGCGGCGGAGGCCGACGCGCTGCTGCCCGCCGAGACCCGCGCCCTGCCCATGGACCAGCCCGTCGGCACGCCCGTCGGGTCGCCCGCCACCCCGCCCGCCAACCCGCCCGTCCACGCCGTCCCGCGGCCCCGCGCGGCCGACTCAGGCCCGTTCGCGAGCAGCCGCGGGAATCCGAACTAG
- a CDS encoding FAD-dependent monooxygenase, with translation MATTSCDVAIVGAGLGGCFLAMLLRRRGQNVVVIEQGPSIPSAGADFLKPPGLRVLARHGLADLVGRHGLRRDHIRYYHDGDPIQDCRFPDGGFLIRPYRELVELIYTCCAVEGVEFWFGAEIGDIAVGEGGVEELTLADGRRLRAGAVVGADGTRSLVRQALGIEQVTLPYERLIMRVATVPLTESAARLNRLYFSSDGWLAYFYPLGAEQTRVFVGLPPERDEEIFQDGIPALVDELKKFVSESSDAFDSLQTAAWQRIKVSAMRVAAYHRGNAALLGSAAFACHPMTGMGMSYTLRDAEILADVICAAGGDPVLLDRLMHERYEPRGNAHRRLIDYGDALAATFHDRDAYLAAFREDLHTRGEAAEPALQLI, from the coding sequence ATGGCAACCACATCGTGCGACGTAGCCATCGTCGGCGCCGGGCTCGGCGGCTGTTTCCTCGCCATGCTCCTCCGCCGCCGCGGGCAGAACGTCGTCGTCATCGAACAGGGACCGTCGATCCCCAGCGCGGGCGCGGACTTCCTCAAGCCCCCCGGACTGCGGGTGCTGGCCCGGCACGGGCTGGCGGACCTCGTCGGGCGCCATGGCCTCAGGCGCGACCACATCCGCTACTACCACGACGGCGACCCGATCCAGGACTGCCGCTTCCCCGACGGCGGCTTCCTCATCCGCCCCTACAGGGAGCTGGTCGAGCTCATCTACACGTGCTGCGCGGTGGAGGGCGTGGAGTTCTGGTTCGGCGCCGAGATCGGCGACATCGCCGTCGGCGAGGGAGGAGTGGAGGAGCTGACGCTCGCCGACGGCCGCCGGCTGCGGGCCGGGGCCGTCGTGGGCGCGGACGGCACCAGATCCCTGGTGCGCCAGGCGCTCGGCATCGAGCAGGTCACGCTGCCGTACGAGCGGCTGATCATGCGCGTGGCCACGGTGCCGCTGACCGAGAGCGCCGCCCGGCTCAACCGGCTCTACTTCAGCTCCGACGGCTGGCTCGCCTACTTCTACCCGCTCGGCGCCGAGCAGACCAGGGTGTTCGTCGGCCTGCCGCCCGAGCGCGACGAGGAGATCTTCCAGGACGGCATCCCCGCCCTCGTGGACGAGCTGAAGAAGTTCGTCTCCGAGAGCTCCGACGCCTTCGACAGCCTCCAGACCGCCGCGTGGCAGCGGATCAAGGTCTCGGCCATGCGGGTCGCCGCCTACCACCGCGGCAACGCCGCCCTGCTGGGCTCGGCCGCGTTCGCCTGCCACCCCATGACGGGGATGGGGATGAGCTACACGCTGCGCGACGCGGAGATCCTGGCCGACGTCATCTGCGCGGCCGGCGGCGACCCCGTCCTGCTGGACCGGCTGATGCACGAACGCTACGAGCCGCGCGGGAACGCCCACCGCCGGCTCATCGACTACGGCGACGCCCTCGCCGCCACCTTCCACGACCGCGACGCCTATCTCGCCGCCTTCCGGGAGGACCTGCACACCCGGGGCGAGGCCGCCGAGCCCGCGCTCCAGCTCATCTGA
- a CDS encoding pentapeptide repeat-containing protein has translation MGTRRATFPIERTIGADDWDALEITKADFRRVLFQDVDLTELIDHGSSFEECTFGNVRFNVSEHTDARFLTCLFAGCSFFDATFTGCKLTGSVFDGCTFGLLKVSGGDWSYVRLQGADLRGSTIDGVRLREADLGGARLEGAELRRCDLSGAWLRGADLTRCDLRGSDLGGLDPADVTLKGAIIDPVQATAVATALGLVVRP, from the coding sequence ATGGGCACCAGACGAGCGACGTTCCCCATCGAACGCACGATCGGCGCGGACGACTGGGACGCGCTGGAGATCACGAAAGCTGATTTCCGGCGCGTCCTGTTCCAGGACGTGGACCTGACGGAGCTGATCGACCACGGCTCCTCCTTCGAGGAGTGCACGTTCGGCAACGTGCGCTTCAACGTCTCCGAGCACACCGACGCGCGCTTCCTCACCTGCCTGTTCGCCGGGTGCTCGTTCTTCGACGCGACGTTCACCGGCTGCAAGCTGACCGGCAGCGTCTTCGACGGCTGCACCTTCGGGCTGCTGAAGGTCAGCGGCGGCGACTGGTCGTACGTGCGGCTCCAGGGCGCCGACCTGCGCGGCAGCACCATCGACGGCGTACGGCTGCGCGAGGCCGACCTCGGCGGCGCCCGGCTGGAGGGCGCGGAGCTGCGGCGCTGCGACCTGTCGGGGGCGTGGCTGCGCGGGGCCGACCTCACCAGGTGCGACCTGCGCGGCAGCGACCTCGGCGGGCTCGACCCTGCCGACGTCACGCTCAAGGGCGCGATCATCGACCCGGTGCAGGCGACGGCCGTGGCCACGGCGCTGGGCCTGGTCGTCCGCCCCTGA